The Salvia miltiorrhiza cultivar Shanhuang (shh) chromosome 1, IMPLAD_Smil_shh, whole genome shotgun sequence genome has a window encoding:
- the LOC131019695 gene encoding GRF1-interacting factor 2-like — MQQQAPQTMNQASPAAINVVSTEQIQKYLDENKNLIVAILENQNMGKIAECARYQAILQKNLMYLAAIADAQPPGSGMPSQLPNSLVATQGTTPGLQSQIPIVQQQQPGAAVAKSPFQLNALRPQDQQNQLLQFQQQLPAHFGLGGGANGLQLPGIGSSMGFQGSQPGMLEGVSGDNQGNSGFGPAEGRE, encoded by the exons ATGCAGCAACAGGCGCCGCAGACAATGAATCAAGCTTCACCGGCGGCGATTAATGTCGTCTCCACCGAGCAGATTCAGAAG TATTTGGATGAGAACAAAAATCTGATTGTGGCGATACTGGAGAATCAGAATATGGGGAAAATAGCAGAGTGCGCTAG GTACCAAGCTATCCTTCAGAAAAATTTAATGTATTTAGCTGCTATTGCTGATGCACAGCCTCCAGGATCCGGAATGCCTTCACAG CTTCCTAACAGTTTAGTCGCAACCCAAGGAACTACCCCGGGACTACAAAGCCAGATTCCAAtagtgcagcagcagcagcccggtgCTGCTGTTGCAAAGTCACCCTTTCAGCTCAATGCCCTCCGGCCTCAAGACCAGCAGAATCAACTACTCCAGTTCCAGCAGCAACTGCCAGCTCATTTCGGTCTTGGAGGGGGTGCCAACGGCTTGCAACTACCCGGGATTGGCAGTTCAATGGGCTTTCAAGGAAGCCAGCCAGGTATGCTGGAGGGTGTGTCTGGTGATAACCAAGGAAACTCGGGTTTTGGACCCGCAGAGGGTCGAGAATGA